One window of the Marinilactibacillus sp. Marseille-P9653 genome contains the following:
- a CDS encoding ECF transporter S component, which translates to MPLGRKKSNPHRIAILGILTAIILIQNFVPFLGNIPIPPLNPTIIHITVIVATLVLGTKDGMIIGGVWGLTRMLRAYTVPATPLDLWLWTNPMIALLPRILIGLFTGLTFNLMKRYFPTKSKLSMSIASIAGAFTNTIFVLLFIYLFYGERYAEATSVDFSNLANVLLVIVGTSGVAEAILAGIVAPLVAAPLKKMRH; encoded by the coding sequence ATGCCACTAGGTAGAAAAAAATCTAATCCACATAGAATAGCTATTTTGGGTATCTTGACTGCCATTATACTCATTCAAAACTTTGTACCTTTTTTAGGAAATATTCCTATTCCGCCTTTAAATCCGACCATTATTCATATTACCGTTATTGTAGCAACCTTGGTGCTTGGAACCAAAGACGGGATGATTATTGGGGGCGTTTGGGGACTCACTAGAATGCTTCGTGCTTATACAGTCCCTGCTACACCTTTAGATTTATGGTTGTGGACAAATCCAATGATTGCATTACTTCCTCGAATACTGATCGGCCTTTTTACGGGGTTAACGTTCAATCTAATGAAACGGTATTTTCCAACTAAAAGCAAACTGTCTATGTCAATCGCTTCAATTGCTGGAGCGTTTACGAATACTATTTTTGTTTTGCTATTCATTTATCTTTTCTACGGTGAACGTTACGCCGAAGCAACCAGTGTGGATTTCAGTAACTTGGCCAATGTCTTACTCGTCATTGTTGGAACAAGCGGTGTTGCTGAAGCGATTCTAGCGGGAATAGTAGCGCCTCTTGTAGCTGCTCCTTTAAAAAAAATGCGTCATTAA